Below is a window of Falco peregrinus isolate bFalPer1 chromosome 3, bFalPer1.pri, whole genome shotgun sequence DNA.
GGAATGCTTGTCCAATGCTTTGCTCTGCCTGAGGCTGGGAAAGTATGTAGGCAGCGAAATTAAGGGATTCCTAAAGTGACCAGAGGCACTCGCTCTCTGTCACAGGGAACTTGTGTCATCGTGTTAATCCAGCCTCAAAATGCAGGTCAGAAAGCAGATATTGTGTGCGTGAGGTGAGCATCCAGGtagctggggagctggctgtTAGCTTTCAGCTCACGTCTTCTCTTGCCTTAAAGCGTTACGATGGGGATGGCACCAGCTCACTGGGTCCGACTCCTCACTCACTGGGACCATCTCCACATCAGGGTGGCTCGGGCTGAGCACAGTCCCAGTTTCTTGCGGTTTCCCCATTTCTTGCCTGCGttccttcattttaatttgtcatTGAGAATGTCATGCATTGAGGAGGAGCAGATGTTGCTGAGCATGCCTGCATGCTGAGTCAGGGTGCAGTTTGACAGCTGTTTGGGCCAGAGGGGAGATCTCCTGGGCTTCTTGAACGTTCGAATCAGATGGTGGACCTTGGTGGTATCTGATAggatgtgctttttcttttgaagcacAGCAAGAAACGTCTCGAATATATGTCCCTTGATTAGGGTAGGTGGGGTTCTAGTCTTGAGAGAAGCTGTAGTTTGGGACTTCATGCAAAAACTGTTTCCAAACCTAGTGTCTACTCCAGCCTTTCCGCAGTAGCCTGTAGAGGTAACCTTCCTGCCTGTCTCTCCAGGATCCCTGAATGCCTACGTGACATCCTATTTAGTCTGTGCTAACTAGCCCTGCTCCAGTTACTGCTCGTTGacttctcattttctgcttcCTCCCTTGTTTCTCTCCATTTGCCAGACATTGTTTAACTTCACAAAACaatctgaggaggaaaaaagttctATAAACTCACAGTCTGACCTCATTACTTGTAGAGGGCTTTGTGTGAAATTGTAAACACTTGGAAATACGTGGAGGGGGTGTATGGGTGTGTGTGCTCAGAGCTCACTGGGTGAGTAAGAACAGGCATGAGTTTTTACTGTGCAGGATCTTGTTCAGGAAAGCACTAAAACATGTAGTTCTACGATTAACTagatatttatttacttaaggGAGGTGGGCCTCAAATGCAGACAAAGAACAGGGCTTGAAATGGAATGTGATTCTAAGGGAGTCCTGGTTCTTGACTGTTAAGATGCTTTCTCTTAAAGCCCAACCTGGAATTATTTGCTTGCAGATGGGCGAGGGCAGGACCACCTTAGGGCCGCAAAACTCAATTTAGTGGATCTGGCAGGAAGCGAGAGACAGTCGAAAACTGGAGCCACAGGGGAGCGGCTCAAAGAGGCCACCAAAATCAACCTCTCCCTCTCGGCCCTGGGCAATGTCATCTCGGCCCTGGTCGACGGCAGGTGTAGACACATCCCCTACCGAGACTCAAAGCTGACCAGGCTGCTACAAGACTCCCTTGGAGGGAATACCAAGACCCTGATGGTAGCGTGCTTGTCTCCGGCTGATAACAATTATGATGAAAGCCTCAGTACTTTGCGCTATGCTAATCGAGCGAAAAACATCAAGAACAAGCCCTGTATCAACGAGGACCCCAAGGATGCTCTGCTGAGGGAGTATCAGGAGGAGATTAAGAAGCTGAAAGCCATTCTAGCTGAACAGATGGGTGCGAATAACTCGTCAGGTAGGAGGGCCCTTGTGGCTGCAGAGATGTTTTatctttgacagaaaaaaagaggtttttacacATAAAATGCTCACTGGATTTCACCTCAACCTTTCCCTTACCTGTTGGAGGAAGAGGTCCGCATTCTGGTAACAGACTTTTCTTTCACCGTTGCCAAATCGACCTTATTCCACTGGTAAAGACCATCTCAATTATCCCATATTTTCAGTTATGACAAATCCTGCTAGAAAATGCTGATGAGATTCAAATCCTTAATTCCCCTTGATTGTTCTGGCTACAATTTGGTCAGTCACAGAAGAGAGGTTTTGGCTGGCAGAGCAAAAATGAGCTGTGAAAGAAATAATGATGTAAAattctttattaaatatatattatatatttttttaaggtagcATTTAGCCCCTGTTCTCCTACCCTGTGAGCTTTTGACAGTCCAAGAAAAGTTTTGCCCTGCTGATGGCACTGCTTACAGAGAGCAGCACTGTCTGCTCAGGGttcagcccagccccagcagacTCGGTCTTTGCTGTGAAGTAGGAATAGCAAATGTGGGAACAAATGGGTAAGAGCAGTCTTTGGGGAGCTCATCACCTTTTGAGAATTATCCCCCAAAAAAGGGCAACTTTCAGCAGAGGAATGAGGCTGTAAGATCgtttcccccaccccttctgCCACCTTTCAGTAACAGCTGTGAAGAAAGAAGGCAATTTCGTTGCACCTTTCATCTCCTTCCCAGTGTCTTTTTATCTTGCAAATCTGTTAGCACAGCCCTGGAAACAAGTCTCCTGTTATTTCTCGAAAGAGATTAGATTTATATTTTGTATACCTGAAGCTTAAACCTCTCCCCTTTGGCTCAGCGCTCActcctttcctccccacacCTATGGAGTCTCAGGCCAGTGGGCGTTTTGGCAGCGCAGATGCTGGCATGTGAGTGCAGCTTGAAGGAGCACAAGGATTACGGTGTTCTTTGCTGGCAGCCAGgttctttgttctgtttccagGCATTCTACAGACAATCCCACCCAGTAATTGtgagtgatttttatttctgctttgctttgtagGGCTTCTACCTGCTGAGACTGCTCACCTGGCAGAGAAGCCAGCTCCCCTCAAACCCCAGTTAGATCttgaagcagagaagcagctcaTCAGAGAAGTAAGTCAGGAGGGGGTATCCCATACTGTCTTTGACTAAGGCTTGTGGGTTTTTATAATGATCATTACAAATATGGTATAGGGCTGTGTGGTTCAGCCTTTTTGGAATGCTTCTCTTCCTAATTTTTGGTCCTTGGGCTTCTCCTGTGGACAGGACATGTGTTGGTGGAGGCCTTATTTACAATGGCACTGTCTCTCAGCATGGTTCCCACTTCTCTGGAGATGAATTGATATGGATTCCCAAGAAGAATTTTTCACACTCCATGTGAAACATAGATTCTACCTGTCAGAGGAGGGCGAAAGAGGGAGTAGGAAAGTGGTAGTCAAAGGTGTTAGGAACAGTACAAGGATGAAGATAAAGAGGGGATAGGAagccaggaggaggaatgagGAGTTAGGgggcagaaagaaataaagtgCTCTCCTTACTTTTCACAATCCCCTCCCAGGGCACCACAGCCACCCAAGACAGTGGTTTCTAGGCTAGTCACCTTCCATCAACACCATGCTGACTTAAATCACAGGAAAAGTCAACGGATACAAGATCGGTCGGGTTTATTGGGGTGGACACAAGAAGTGACCTAGAGCGGACCTAGATGTGACCTTGTGTAGGGTCAGGGGGCTGTTGCGTCAGGCTGTCTGCTGTGCCTTTCAGGAGTACGAAGAGAAGCTGGCCCAGCTAAAGGCCAGCTACGAAGCAGAGCAGGCGTCCCGGGCCCGCCTCGAAGAGGACATCAGCAGCCTGAGGCATCACTACAATCTGAAGCTGTCTGCTCTAGAGGAGAACCTCAGGAAGGAAGCAGGTGTGGATGAGGCAGGTGGAGGCTGCAGCGCAGGCTGAGGGCTCCCTGACCGCAGATGCAGGCTGCTTTTGCAAAGCATGACTTGtggcagccactgcagcctttAAAGCAGCAGTGACTGCTACTGCAGTGAGCGCTACCTGGCAGCAACAGCAGTCCCTGCTTTCGGCCCTCCCTTATTGACAGGAGGCTCTGGCTCTCCTGGACCCTTCCTAGGACTCTGTCCCCGTTTTGTCCTCTTCTCTATTTCCctggtttcttttccctgtcAGGACCAGCCTGGCTCTACCCTGTAAGCCCTGAGGCCATGAAATGCAATTTTTGCCCATGTAGCTGTTTCTTCTGACCTGGGGCAGCGTTTCCCTCAACCAGAGGTCTGAGCTACAGATGTGACTGGTCTTGAGCCGGTTGGCTTTGCACAGCTCGCATGCCCAGGACAAGGGTGGCTGCGGTGGCTGCAGCAGTCTCTTTCAGCGCATGCAAATGCAATGCAGCCCTTGGTCTCCCGGTGGATTATCACCACCATCGCTTTGCTGGAGGGTGGTTATTCCTCTCGCATACCTATAAACTGTTGCCAGCTCTTCTcttcattgctgcttttcatttataCTTCCACAGCGCCTCAGAGCATATTTGGCAATGTGCTTGTACAGCACTTATTGCCCAATATTAATTCTTGAACCTACATTCTTCATTTTTGATGCTATCACTTTCTAAGATGAGagctcccccccttcccccccccccccccccccccattacaAACGTGcaccccccccagcctctgGAAATAGGTTATTTGTGCATGAACATGAGGACCCAGGCTCTCCAAACCCTGTAAAATCTGCTTTCTGTACCTGATCTGCCCTCTGGGTCTTTAATGGCTTGTAGTGACCAGCAAGAAGGTAAATAACAGggtttttcctttcagacacAGAGTTCTTGGCTTTTGGTGAAGACTTTGATGTTTTCACAGATTTATGCTCTAGTTTTGCAGAGGTCATTGCTGACACTGtggttattttctcttttactcttcagctgctgtgaggACTGAAACTACTCCTGACATGACACCTCTGCCTGTAGACGCTACAGCAGGGGAAGGACCAACATCAGCCCAGGTACCCTCTAAAGCTACTTCTCCCCCCACGGTGGCATAAACCCAAGTGGGGAGTGTTACCCTTCACCTATCCTGGTACTCTCGCTGCGtgttttcagagctgcagcctttggTTTCCTCTTGTCCTCAGGGCCCAGAAGCACTTCGGACTGTCCCGGATGCCTGCGGTGTGAGCAGGGggagtgctggagcagagggggctGGCGCAGAGGGGATTGCATTGCCTGCAGaccagcagcaggtgctggcCAGGTCAGTGACCACGCTGCTCCTGCTAACCGCCCCCTGGGCGCTGCTTACAACACATGCAACCCTGTTCTTCTGTTATTACAACTGTTGAGCTTCAGCTGTCAGGTCAGCGCAGTACAAAGCTAGGCAGGCATGTATTCTTTACCCCCAAATTACCTTTGTCCTATTTGGGCAGATAAATACTTGTTACATGTGGCATTTGATGATGCCAAATGCCAGAATTATGAGAGAAAACTCTGGAGGTGTCTGTATCAGCAGACGTGGATGCAAAAAAGCATGCTCTCCTGGTAACAAATCCTAGATCTGTAGGCAGGGAAGTCTCTTCCTTCTCTGGCTTTTTGCAGCTTTAATTTATGAGGAATTTATGAAGTTGAGTCTGGCAGTTGCTGAAAGAACTTGTGTGCCCAAAGAGGTTATGGAGGCgacctccttttcctcttggaAGAAAGCTCTTGCAGGGCACGCGGAGCCCTCTCCTGTCAGTACAAGTAAGGCAGCAGGCCTTCCTGCGGCTCACTGCGTGGATGGAGCACAGCATGTCCTCCATGACTCTCCCTTGTCATCGAGGGCACTTTTGCCCCTCACTCACGCATCTGACAATGTTTGCAAGACATCAGCTGGAATTGGCATCAGCATTTCCCAGTAACCCCACTGCAGGGGCAGCGTTAgcccaggggctggagcacgGGGCTGGGATGTGAGGGGTGCAGGCTCGAGACTCACACCAGGCCCTGTCTCAGAGGCATCTTGTCTTGAAGTCAGAGTACAGCACAGTGTATCAGAACTTCTGGGCTCTTTCAGAAATAACGCTTCAAGCACATTCTGCTGATTTCTCTCTTTTACTCTATTGCGTGGAAttatataaaaatcagaaatgctgAGTGTAAGATATAATGTGGATGATCGGGTTTGATTCTGAAAAGTTCTGTGGTTCTCAACCAATCAGCTTTCTGGTGAGCTCCTGCGGCACATGCTTGCTCTGTTGGGCCTCACCCAGCTGAAAAAGGAGCTATTAAGACATTGAGATTAGCAGCATCTGTAATTTGTGGGCAGTTCTGTCTGTTAATGGAGAGGTCTCCGAAGAAACCATTCGTTTTGACTATACAGCAACTCTTAATAGTCCTATTGCAGTATTCCCTTTCATGACAAACAAGTGACAAATGCACTTCTAATTACATTGTTAGAATCACAGTTCTCTGCAGATTAGGCAggagggtttgggggttttcaaAGCCGCCTGTTAAAAGCTTTACCCGTCAGGGGACAGCTGTGAGATCTCTGACACGCTCAGCAGCGCAAGGATTCAAGTGCGttatgaaacaaacaaaactgaaggcTACTTGGCAAGTGCAGTGAAGAATAGCAGGTCACCTCTGGTGGAGAAGGAGCTGTTTCAGCTGGGTTTGAAGCTAATTAAGAGGCTGTTATCAGCAGAGGGTTTATCAGTGGTGGGATTTTTTCCATCGTGAGCCAGTGCTGGCCAACCGAGCcgcctgctctgctgcagatcccTGTGCAAAGCGAATGGCTCCGGAGCTGGGCTTTATTGCCGTGCCGGAGCACGCGGGGCTGCGTGGCACAGCCCTGAGCTGAGCTCGATTTCAAACAGGGGTCCGGGCCAGCACCAAACAGCAACGCTGAGCTCACGAAGTCATCACCCCACCCGATACGGCCCCCAGGAGACCGTGCTATGGCTTCCCACTCTACCCCTCCCATATCCaccacttaaaatatttctttgtgtcatttgggcatttttttttgtgtttgctttgagAGTCTTTCAAAACAAGAAGTAAGAATTGAAATATGGTGCTATAGTCAATGTATATTTCAATaagaatttaaatgtaaatttcacAAAacagggcttttaaaaaaagagttctgGGAGCGTAGATACAGATTTCCAGACACACCTGTTGACACAATAACACACACGCTGCCTTGCATCCACAGGAGTATTTATGACAGAAACTTAATAAATTAAGTAGAATTTTCCACGATTACTCAGGGCAGCAAATCTCATCAGAAATCACCATTTTCTGGACGTTTTCTGGATGTTTTCTGGTGTCTCCCCAGATGTCGGTGAGGTGGGGACGTGTGTCCTCCGTGCTCACGTGGACAGTTCTTTGTCCTGCTAAGCTAAGAGAAGCGTTTgcccttcccaggctgcagaTGCTGGAGCAACAGGTAGTAGGAGGGGAGCAGGCTAAAAACAAGGACctcaaagaaaagcataaacGCCGGAAAAAATACGCGGACGAGCGGAGGATGCAGCtggtggctgccctgcagcaatCTAACGAGGACAGCAGTGACTGGGTCCTGCTTAACGTCTACGACTCCATCCAGGAGGAGGTCCGAGCCAAGAGCAAGCTTCTGGAGAAGATGCAGGAAAAGGTGAGCAGCTCCCCGCTATCGCTGCGGAATCTTTTGGGAgcatccctttcctcctctgcgtgcctgttggtttttttaggtTAAGGAGGTGTTTTAGGGCAGTATGTGTAAGAATGACTCCGGCTGCGTCAAGTATTTCACACACATGCCTGTCAGCTTGCTCGCGTGCGTTTTGATGACATTCCAGACGCAGCAGCCCTCGAGGTGGTCAACTAAGGTGTTGaacccccaacccccacctggTTTCAAGGCTGGGCTCATTGTCAGGGCTGGTGTCGGGAGGGGATGTGACTCCCGCTGCTGACCTACACAACCTACTGCACAGCCTCCTCCGCTCCGGCCGCCCCAGCGTCACGCCGGGGTCTCAGGGAGAAATTACAGTgtgaaagggggggggggggggtttaggaggaaattaaatatatatatctgtaaaaGCAATGCTTTTGGATTTTAGGCACACTTGCAAATCAATTTTGCTCTGCTGAGGCGGGGCAGAATCAGACGAGCTTCCAAAaaaatctctgtgtgtgtgtgtgtgtgtgcaatgCTGAACCGCACATTTAagaatgtgttttatttctgtatttaggGTACGGCAGAAATATTGCACCTTTTCATCCGCGTTAGGAACTCCCAAGGGTTTGTTATCGCTGGGCACAGACCGTGCTAGTAAGAGTAACTTCATGTCTGTTCAAAGACTCGGCGCTGTGGGGAGACGCAAGaaatctttcattaaaacagaTGTGGAATAATCTCTCGACACAAATCACATCCTAATTCTGAACTATAAATTAGAAATCTACCCAAATATTCATGCTTTTGTGTCCTTCCGTCCCTCTGCCTGTACTCACAGTAATAATTGCTCGCTCTCCTTCACAATCCTAatgatttattttggttttatgtcCCAGCTGCGGGCTGCTGAGACTGAGATCAAAGATCTGCAGTCGGAGTTTGAGCTGGAAAAGATCGATTACCTCAGCACCATCCGCCGCCTGGAGCGAGACGTGATGCTCTTCCAGCAACTGCTGGATCAGGTGCAGTCCCTCGTCCGGCGTGACTGCAACTACAGCAACCTGGAAAAGGTCAAGTGCGAATCCGTCTGGGACGAGGAAACTGGCTGCTGGAAAATTCCAGAGCCCGTCATTCAAAAAACACGCCTGCCTGCAGGTAAGAGCGTCTCGGTGGTGGGCGCATGGCTCGGCAGATGGCGGGTGGGCTGTGCTCGTTTGTAAAGCCTCCCGTGTACAGAAAGTTTATTTAGAAAGTTTGAGTAATGTCATCTAACACGAAGATGGGTATGGATCCTTAGGGAATCTCTGCGGTACAAATCCCTGGGGAATCTCTGTGGTGTTGGGGATCGGGGAGTGCGTTAGTTGTGCTGGAGGTGACAAGCCCGTAACGCCCGTCTCTTCCCGCAGCAGTTCCTGCCCTGCCAGAGCCCACACCCGCCCGACGGAGCCCCCCGGCCCAGCGCGGCGAGCCAGCGGTACGGCGCggttctcttttattttctattcctaTTTATCCCATTTCTGCCCCGTGCGCTGCTGACGCCGTTGCACGCTCGCAGCCTGAGCAGGACCGCTAcaagctggtgctgagcaggagcGGCAGCGAGGCCATCGCCAGCAGCTACTTCCGAGCCCCGCCAGCCCGCGGGACCCTGCGGCCCCCAGGTGAGCCCGTCCCCTCCCGCACGCTCCTTCCCCCGTTGCGATTCCCGAGGGGAGCGCGTCAGGCTGGGCACCTGGCCTCAGCAGGGCCCGCCCGCAGGATGAGGCCGCTTCTGGCCTCCCGCGGGGGGAcccaccgcgccccccccctcTTCTCTTACAGCCACCCCGGGGCCgcagggggctcaggggggcgcctgccccctgccccggcccttCCGCCTGCAGGccctggccccggccccgccgcccaccgCCGCCAGGCGCCACAAGGCCAAAGCCGGCGCTGGCCGCCGCCCGCTCTGACCGCGCCGCGCCCGGGCCTCCGGCTGCGCGGGACGGCGCCGCATCTGGCCGGTTTCGCAGCGAGAGGCTCTCGctcggcggcggggcgggctggcAGCCGCCGCGTTGTGTCGCGCCCGGTTACCCCCAATAAACGGTCCGACAGCGCCATTTTGGGGTCTGTTCCTGCGCCGGGGCGGGGTgggagcgggccgggccgggccgggccccgccgccatCTTCCGTACGGCGGCCGCGCGGGGTCAGGGCGGCCTCCCGGTGATtgggcggcggcgcggagctGGCCGCCGCTGGTTGGGAGGCGTGGGTGCGGCGCCTGGCGCTGACTGGCTGCCCGCGCCCGCCCGCTGCCGGGGGAGCTCGGCGGCGGCCAGCAAGATGGCGGCGGCCGCGCTGCGGCTGTGGTGGCTCCTGGCGgtggcggcggccggggccgaGGGCGGGCCCCGcaccctggtgctgctggagaacGGCAACCTGCGGGACACGCACTCGCTCTTCTTCCGCAGCCTGGCGGGTAGGGCCCGGGGGGCCCCGCGCCGGGCTGGGCGGGGGAGAGGGGGGCGCTTGGGGCCCTCCGGCCGGACTGAGGGTGGAGGTTGGGGTCCCCTGAGGgagagcgggggggggggtggggttggggtcCCCTGGCCGGGCTGAGGGAGGAAATTGGGGTCccctgggggagagggaggttTTTGGGTTCCCCTGGCCGGGCTGAGGGAGGAGGTTGGGGATCCctgggggagagctgggggtTTTCGGATCCTCCGGCCGGGCTGAGAGAGGAGGTTGGGGTCCTCtggggggggagctgggggtttTGGGGTCCCCTGGCTGGGCTGAGGGAGGAGATGGGGTTGTGTCCCCAGCTGTGCTTGTTTCGGGTCCCCAGCAGCGTTGTCTGCACTCGATGGGTGTCAGCGGGGCATCCTTGCAACAAAGGGGCTCTTCGGGGGATTGAACCCTGAGGATTAACATGGGAACATCCCGGTGGTCCCCCCAGGAAGCCCCTAAGCCACTTTTTCCAAACCCCCGCTGTTCAGTGGGGGGATAAACCTGAGTGTGGTGGGTTGGTGAGACACCAAAGCTGTCGGTTGTGTCTGTGGCTGCAGACAGGGGCTTCGACCTCACCTTCCGCACAGCGGACGATGCCGGCCTCTCCCTGATAAAATACGGGGAATTTCTGTACGACAACTTGATCATCTTCTCACCATCCATAGAAGGTAAACACAGGAGGGGAAAACTCGACTGCTTTTGGGACTTGGCAGCATTTTTGGAGGGGGATTTCCAACTATTCTgtcaattttaattaaatcttaCGCTTTAGGTGTTATCCTTTGTGTTTTGCACCTGGTAGCAAACTGCAGGTACCTCCAGGCCTCTAGTGGTGGTTCTTTCAGCCACGAGAGAAATGATCTGGTGTTTTGCCATGGTTTAATTGTGCTGTGGTGTTACTTCTGAGAACTAGTCGTGAATTTCTGGCCCGCGCTTTCAGATTTTGGTGGAAACATCAACGTGGAGACCATCACCGCTTTCATCGACGGCGGTGGCAGTGTCCTCGTCGCTGCCAGCTCAGACATTGGTAAGTACAAATGTTCGTCAGGGTGAGTTAGTGCATTTCGGGCACTGCTTGTAACCGGCATCTCTGCCGCTGATGCTCTGCGGAGAGTTTATTCACCATTCTGCAAGTTCCTGTGACAAAAATGGTGAGAAAACGGTTTCTTGTTTCTCATTGTGAACCTCAAGGCGTGTGCTGTAAGGAAATGGAGGATAAATAGCCTTTATTGACACTTTGAATAGGAATTGAGCTGGGGGAGGTTGAGTTGCTCCTGGGGGTTTGGCTGTGGAGTGCTGAGCACGTGACTCTaagctgaattttgcttttgagcGCTGAGACTGGTGTTGCGTCCTGAACACACTGTGTAAAGAGGATCCGTTTTGTTCTTGTAGGCGACCCACTGCGGGAGCTGGGCAGCGAGTGTGGGATAGAGTTTGATGAGGAAAGGACAGCGGTCATCGACCATCACAACTATGATATATCCGACCCCGGCCAGGTGAGTAGGTTTGCCTGCACGTTTTGGGTGTTTTCAGTGCAGAGGTTTAGGC
It encodes the following:
- the KIF17 gene encoding kinesin-like protein KIF17 isoform X3, with the translated sequence MASEAVKVIVRCRPMNEREKALGCKAVVSMESTRGQCFLQNPTAAREPPKQFTFDGVYYQEHNTEQIYNEIAYPLVEGVTEGYNGTIFAYGQTGSGKSFTMQGVVDPSTQKGIIPRAFEHIFESVQCAENTKFLVRVSYLEIYNEDIRDLLGADTKQKLELKEHPEKGVYVKGLSLHTVHSVVQCEQIMETGWRNRAVGYTLMNKDSSRSHSIFTVNMEIYTVGLLPAETAHLAEKPAPLKPQLDLEAEKQLIREEYEEKLAQLKASYEAEQASRARLEEDISSLRHHYNLKLSALEENLRKEAAAVRTETTPDMTPLPVDATAGEGPTSAQGPEALRTVPDACGVSRGSAGAEGAGAEGIALPADQQQVLARLQMLEQQVVGGEQAKNKDLKEKHKRRKKYADERRMQLVAALQQSNEDSSDWVLLNVYDSIQEEVRAKSKLLEKMQEKLRAAETEIKDLQSEFELEKIDYLSTIRRLERDVMLFQQLLDQVQSLVRRDCNYSNLEKVKCESVWDEETGCWKIPEPVIQKTRLPAAVPALPEPTPARRSPPAQRGEPAVRRGSLLFSIPIYPISAPCAADAVARSQPEQDRYKLVLSRSGSEAIASSYFRAPPARGTLRPPGEPVPSRTLLPPLRFPRGARQAGHLASAGPARRMRPLLASRGGTHRAPPLFSYSHPGAAGGSGGRLPPAPALPPAGPGPGPAAHRRQAPQGQSRRWPPPALTAPRPGLRLRGTAPHLAGFAARGSRSAAGRAGSRRVVSRPVTPNKRSDSAILGSVPAPGRGGSGPGRAGPRRHLPYGGRAGSGRPPGDWAAARSWPPLVGRRGCGAWR